In Carnobacterium sp. CP1, the following are encoded in one genomic region:
- a CDS encoding S1C family serine protease, translated as MSQNNKKSTNETKFKKRGSLKSGILGGVIGGLVVALLGGGYLYTMESDTPTNSTGIVDENGKVTTTDVSVNVTSEVTDAVAKVEDSVVSVVNMQEQNTEGFGGIFGSDSDGTNMSEDSSLQTAGEGSGVIYKIDGDTAYVVTNNHVINESDAVEVLMKDGTKVEAEIIGTDIWTDLAVLSIPSENVTKAATFGDSDSLTVGEPAIAIGSPLGTNFASSVTQGIISAKNRSVDTDINGDGVIDWEMTALQTDAAINPGNSGGALINIAGQVIGINSMKISTDTVEGMGFAIPSNDVVSIINQLETEGKVVRPVLGISLLDISQISEQQQASVLKLPKDVTAGVVVGQVQPDSAAEKGGLEQYDVIVKFNGEDVVDTISLRKEIYKTELGKEIEVEYYRNGKLEKTTITMTDTESIT; from the coding sequence GTGAGCCAAAATAATAAAAAATCAACGAATGAAACGAAATTTAAAAAACGAGGGTCATTAAAGTCGGGTATTCTTGGCGGAGTGATCGGTGGATTGGTTGTCGCTTTGTTGGGTGGAGGGTACCTTTATACGATGGAATCCGATACGCCCACTAATTCAACAGGGATAGTCGATGAGAATGGTAAAGTAACAACTACCGATGTCAGCGTCAATGTTACTTCTGAAGTAACTGATGCAGTAGCGAAAGTTGAAGATTCGGTTGTTTCAGTCGTAAATATGCAAGAGCAAAATACAGAAGGGTTCGGCGGCATTTTTGGTTCTGATTCTGATGGTACAAATATGTCAGAGGATTCTAGTTTGCAGACTGCTGGTGAAGGAAGCGGCGTCATTTATAAAATCGATGGCGATACCGCTTATGTCGTGACCAATAATCATGTTATCAACGAGTCGGATGCCGTTGAAGTGCTGATGAAAGACGGTACAAAAGTAGAAGCTGAAATTATCGGAACAGATATTTGGACCGATTTAGCAGTTTTATCTATTCCATCTGAAAACGTGACAAAAGCAGCAACTTTTGGAGATTCTGATAGTTTAACGGTTGGCGAGCCTGCTATTGCTATTGGTTCACCGCTAGGTACTAATTTCGCATCTTCTGTTACTCAGGGTATCATCTCTGCTAAAAATCGGAGCGTGGATACAGACATTAACGGAGATGGCGTCATCGACTGGGAAATGACAGCTTTGCAAACTGATGCAGCGATCAACCCAGGGAACTCAGGAGGGGCTTTGATCAATATTGCTGGACAAGTAATTGGAATCAACTCCATGAAAATCTCGACAGATACGGTTGAAGGAATGGGATTTGCTATTCCTAGTAACGATGTTGTCAGCATTATCAATCAGTTAGAAACAGAAGGTAAAGTTGTTCGTCCTGTTCTTGGCATCAGCCTCTTGGATATTTCACAAATATCTGAGCAGCAACAAGCAAGTGTCTTGAAATTGCCAAAAGATGTGACAGCAGGTGTAGTCGTTGGACAGGTACAACCTGATTCAGCAGCAGAAAAAGGCGGCTTAGAGCAATACGATGTTATAGTGAAATTTAATGGCGAAGACGTTGTTGATACCATTTCGTTGCGTAAAGAAATTTACAAAACTGAGCTTGGCAAAGAAATTGAAGTTGAGTATTACCGCAATGGAAAATTAGAAAAAACAACCATCACCATGACCGATACAGAGTCGATAACTTAA
- a CDS encoding CxxH/CxxC protein → MDCIYACQEDVGEALDDAVYGGFEMPILKPVNPVDNVEVKCAYCQSPAIYVVENGYSSTI, encoded by the coding sequence ATGGATTGTATTTATGCTTGTCAAGAAGATGTAGGAGAAGCGCTAGATGATGCTGTTTACGGCGGTTTTGAAATGCCGATATTGAAGCCTGTTAACCCTGTGGATAACGTTGAAGTGAAATGTGCTTATTGCCAAAGCCCAGCCATATATGTGGTAGAGAACGGGTATTCGTCTACCATATGA